The genomic interval AGGAACCCGGAAATTTATTGTCAGCCAATAGTGCTACGTATCTGTTGGGAGCCAGTGTATCGGTGCCTATTTATGAAGGGAACCGTAACCGGAATAATGTGCTCATTGCCCAGCACCAGGCACAGGCTATATCTGCCACCTATCAGCAACGGGTACTTACAGCAGGACGGGAGATAGAAACGGCGCTTGCTAATCTGCAGATTCTCTCGGAACAGATAAACAGCCAGCAACAGGCATTAGAATCTGCCCGAAGAACCAGGCTGTATGCCCATGAACTCTATGTGAAGGGATTAACGACTTTTCTGGAAGTAGTAGATGCCGAACGAACCACTCTGGAACTGGAAAGGCAGGCAGTTAATCTGAAAGGACAGCAGGCGATCTATACAATCTCCCTCATCAAAGCAATTGGCGGAAGCTGGTAAGGAAATTGTTTTATTCTTTACTTTTCAACGTTTAGCAAACTCACAGACGGTGAGAGCCAGAAAGAATGTATATCTTAAGGGATATCCATATATCAACAGGTTGCTAAGGCACTTGATAGCTACATATACTCAATAAGTTTGATTTGCTCAAACGATTGGATTTGATTGCTCCGATCTGTTTTCATGTTCGAACAGGTTTATGTTGGCAACCACTTGTCCATGGTCTGTAACATAAAATGGTTTTCTGTCAGAGGAAATGGTTTTGTCAATGATATGGTCGTTATAAAGCCGGACATCAATAATTCTTCCGATCTTTTTTGTATTCAACTCCGCAAAGTGATTGCTGATGAAAATATTATCCAGGCTTTCATAATGGCCATTGTGGATATAGGTATAATGATAGTTTTCTATACTTTTTCGTGCCTGCACATCTTTGCTGTTTTGAAATACATGTTTCCACCGGTTTATTTTTTCCTCTACGGGCAGTTGATGAAAAGGAGGTTCTCCTAATATCGCCTGACTGGTAACAGCCGTATCGTTGTCATTTAAATCTCCTAAGATAATAATGGGTTTTGATTCATTTTTAGCGATTTCATCAGATAGAATCTGCCGGATGCCAGCCGATTCAATGCCCCGGCGAATGAGGGAACGGATTTTTCCTTTCGCCGCCTCAAAGTAACTTGCTGAGTCCGGGGTAATTCCTTCAGGAAGCGTAGGACGTTTCGATTTCAAATGAACCACACAAACCAGCATAGAAATCCTGGCCGTTAATTGTATTTCTGCCATCAGTACTCCTCTCGAAAACCGATTTATGGGAATAAGAATGGGGGTGCTTTCCAGGTTTGGATCTAATGCATTCTCGTCAAAAAAATCAAAAACAAAAGGTATACCTTCGATTACTTCGGCTCGCAGGATAGGAAACCTGCTTAAAATGGCGTTTACCGGCCTTATTCCGGTAGGCTTGGCAACAAACAGGTGCCAGTTTTCAAAGGTAGTGCCGGTTAAACAGTCTCTTAAGGCTTTTTCTTCAAAAATTTCCTGGAAGCCTATAATGTCTGCGTTCATTTTCAGAAGCTGGCTTTTAATCCAGGAAATTTTGAGTTCGTATCCTTGCGAAGTGAAACGTGGGTGAGACTCCTCATAAATCGGACGATTAGCGGTAATCAGGTTTTCTACATTAAAAGTGGCTACTGAAAATTTCATAGGTGTTGTATCGATAAATATTTAAGGATGAACATAAGTTTTTATATACGGATTATTTATCAAATCCATTGAAACCCTTTTAGAAAGTATACAGGTAAGCAGATTACTTAAAATTGAGAGAGCAACTCTGGATTATCCTACAGCCGCAATTTATTAACTCAGGAATAGGGTCAGGGTAGAATTTTTTTCAAGATTATAGAAAAACATGTAAGGATTAGAGAAAATTATATAGATTGGCAGCAAGAATATATGTAACTGTTTAACAATATCTTACTGGATTGGAAGCGGCTGGTGAATCATGAATAAACTCTTTCTATTAGATCCACTGAATCCATTAAACCAGTACTTGTTGCTTATCAAACAGTTTTGTTGAATAGCCTTCTTTCACTACTACCTGGCAGGTCTTTACTTACTTTGCACACGATAACCTTTTTATATTTATGCGCCACAAACCCTCCTTCCTGATTTTCATAAGTGTACTCTTTTGTATGACCAGCTGTGATCAGATCCTTGATTTACTGGAAGAACACAAACCAGATGATCCTAAGATAGAATTGTTTGCTTCGGGACTTGTAGCTCCCTTAGGAATAGAAGTGGATACAAAAGGACAATTATGGGTAACTGAAGCCGGCACAGGAACAGCTAATAATGGAACACTTTCCTTTATTACACCTACAGGAATCGTACACCCAGTAGTGGAAGGTTTTCCATCCACGGTTAGTCCGGAAGGCGCTGTTTTTGGGCTCAATCACCTGCTGTTGAAAGGCGACACACTGTTTATGTTACATGGCACAGAGGGCAAACTCTATAAATTCAATATTTCAGAATATGCCCCTGGCGATGCGCCCTTACAAGCCAGCACTTTAGCCTATGAAGACATTGGTACGTTTGTGAAAGAATATTCTTTTGAAGAAGATACAGATGAAACTGACATTTTTAACCTGACAATCGGGCCTGAAGGAGATATTTTTATAGTAGATGCGGCTGCCAATGCGGTGATCAGAAGAGATGCGATCACTGGCCAGTTAAGTGTGTTTGCCAGTATTCCTCCCATTGATAACCCTTCCGGCGAACCGGTTCAGGTGCAAGCGGTGCCTACAGGTATTGTCTTTGATGGCCAGAAATTTCTGGTAGGTACTTTTACCGGTTTCCCGTTTCCTGCCGGAAAAGCTACTATCTATCAGGTTGATGTATATGGGAAAACCTCCGTTTACCAGAGCGGCCTGTCGGTTCTCACTGATATTGAATTAGGATTAGATCATAAACCCATCGTAACAGAATATGGCACTTTTACAGAAGAAGGTTTTGCTGCTAATTCTGGAAAGGTAATACGTTCAGCCAAGGGACAAAATAAGGCATTGCTTTCAGGTTTAAACTTTCCTAATTCCATTGAAAGAGGCGGGCTAAAAACCTATTATCTGGCCAATACCTTTGATGGGGAAATACAGAAAATTACTTTCTGAGGATAATCCTTAAGAAAGATTTTCAGTGGAAAGGCTCTATCTATGCAACTACTGAAAAGCAGTTATATCGGCCTGATCTGCTCCTGGTTCATTAAGTTTACTCTTTCCAGATGAGCCCATCCTGGCGAATGTGCCAGTTAAAAGTGCCTTTTTTACTTTTTGCTGTGATTTCGAATAAGCTTGGGGTACAAAATAGTTTTGGCTCAAACACATACTCTTTGATAGTTGGTGGAGCTACTTTTAAATCAGAAAGGTTAGTAGTATAACGTTTATGCTTTTTTTTCCATTGTTGTTGCGCATAATATAGCTGGCGAAGCGCCCACTTAATGGGTTCTTCGTCAGATGCTATAAAAGTATCCTGGCTGTTGCCTACCTTGTTCGTGGAAAATTGTACAAAACCCCAGCTTTCTGGGCGATGCATATTAATTACTCCCTGAGGAGACCATACCCAGTTATCTTCCGGATAGCTCTTGGAGGTGGCAGGATCAATCTTCTTTTGATGGTGCTGATTAATAATTTCTGTTTGCCATTCTACCCTTGAAAAATTTACGCGCCATTGCTCTCCATGTTCCGGTTTGCGGTTAGCAAAAGCCACTTCCTGTAATACATCCCAGGGGAAAGCCATTTCTATGGTCCAATATTGGTCTTTTGTAGCGGGATCATTTAATGAACCTTCTATATGAATGCCAGCTTTCAGTCCTTTTATATTCCAATGATTAATAGGTTTGCCGCCATCCCGGTAAGGTTTGGTAAGCAGCAGATCCCATTCGGTGCCAAGGGCATTAATTTCAAATTCCAGGTAATTATGCGTATCTCCATCCGGGTCAATAAAGACCTCAAAATCATTATCATGAAAAATAACTGATTCCCGCTCTGTTAACGTAGCCCAGATCTCGGGTTCGTATAGCTGGGCAGCTATATAAAAGTATTGCTGATCCCATAACATTTTTACTTGCGTTTTAAACCGGGGAGCAGGCTTCAGCGCACCTTCGATATCTACAAACTCTTTCGTCCAGCTGGCATTTGCCCAATCCTGTTCCGAAAGTTTGCCGTCTATTTGCAGAGGTGTATGGGTTTGATAACAGATATAATGTTCAGGAGAAAAACCTGGAGAAGACCCCTGTGCCAATAAGCTATAAGGAAGGAGGAGCAAAAATAACCGCTTCAGTAAAAATGATATCACCTTGCAAGTTTAATGAAAATACACACGCACAGGTAAAATGCCATGCTTTTAATGACCGAAAAATCTTCCCTGCGCATGAACTATCATCTATTCACAAAATACCTCACCCTATTTTGGCCTAATGCTTAATTTCGCTGAGCATTGGTTTTAAAAGAAACTTGTTTGATAATCAGCGCTATCGAACGGCCATTCCATTAACATATCAGTAACAAATATTCACCAGCTGTTAACACCTTTATTTTCTATTCTTTTCCATATTTGCTTAATGCGCTTACAATCAGTAAATGCAATTTCTCCTTCATAAACTATTCATCCCAATGCGTTTATTTCTCTGCCATGGCATTATTAACAACTTATAAGGATATATGATAGTCAGAATTTTATCGCGTTCCTATGAATAAACAGGCTACAGTACCACGTAGAGTATTCCTTAAAACAAGTGCTTTATTTGGCGGAGGGCTTTTGCTTTCCTTTTTCATTCCTGCTCAACCCAACAAAGTAACATCCGGTCCTATACCATTTACACCCAATACGCTTCTTCATATTGGGGAAGATGACAGCATACATATTATTCTGACCAAGGTAGAGATGGGACAAGGCATCGGCACAACTTTGGCTATGTTAATTGCTGAAGAGCTGGATTGCGATTGGAAAAAGATAAAAATCAGGCACAGCCCCGCAGGGAAACAGTTTGCTGACCCCGATTGGGGACAATCTACCGGAGGGTCTACATCAACTTTATCTGAGTTTGACCGCTATCGCCAGGTGGGTGCTACAGCCAGGGTTATGCTTATTGAAGCAGCGGCCAACAGGTTTGGTGTAAAACCAGCGGATTGTTCGACAGAGAATGGATATGTCATTATCAAAGGCAAAGAGATTCGCTATGGTGATTTAGCCTCAGAAGCGGCGGCAATACATGTTCCTGCAGTGCAACTCCGCCAGCCAAAAGAGTGGAGATACATCGGTAAATCCCAGAACCGATTAGATATCCCGGATAAGATAAATGGGAAAGCTATTTATGGTTTGGATATACATTTTTCAGGTTTGCTTACTGCAGTAGTGGCACATGCACCAATTTTTGGTGCAAAGGTAAAATCTTTTGATGCAAGCCGTGCCATGGCTATACAAGGTGTCCGGGATGTGATACAGATTCCTTCTGGCATTGCTGTACTGGGAGACCATTACTGGGCTGCTAAAATGGGCCGTGATGCCTTAAAAATTGAGTGGGAACTGGGAGAAAATGTAAAGATTAATACCCAATTACAGGTAGAAGAATACCGCAGGATTGCCAAAACACAAGGGACATACTCGCAACAAAAAGGAGATACATCTGCTGCCTTACAAAAAGCGTCTCATGTACTAGAAACCGAACATACAGTGCCTTACCTCGCTCATGCTCCGATGGAACCTTTAAATTGTACGGTCAAGCCAGGGAAAGATAGCTGCGAAATCTGGGTCGGAAACCAAAATCCTCTCTTGTTTCAACAGATTGTGGCAGACCTGTTAGGTATGAAGCCTGAACAGGTAAGTATCCATACCCCTGAGATCGGAGGTAGTTTTGGAAGAAAAGCATCATTTGATGCCGATTGGGTAGTAGAAGCTGTACACATTGCCAGGATTAGTGGAAAGGCTGTTAAACTGGTATGGTCGAGAGAGGATGATATCCGGGGCGGATATTATAGGCCACTCTATCTGCACAGGGCTGTTATTGGTATAGGAAACGATGGCTATCCTTCAGTATGGCAACACCATATTGTCGGACAATCCATCTTTGCTCATACGCCTCTGGACAAACTTATTATTAAAGATAGGATAGATTACAGTTCCGTTGGAGGTGTCCATGGATCACCCTACATAAATCCTGTTCCTAACCATAATGTTGCCTTACATACCACTACCGTAGGCGTACCGGTTTTATCCTGGCGATCAGTAGGACATAGCCATACTTGTTTTGTAATGGAAACCCTGATAGATGAACTGGCTTTTATGGCAGCAAAAGATCCACTCGATTACAGGTATGCATTGCTAAAAGACCATCCCCGCCATCTGGCAGTGCTTACATTAGCTGCGGAAAAGGCTGGATGGAGAAAGCCACTACCTCCTGGCATGTTTCGGGGAATAGCGGTACATGAAGCCATGGGCAGTTACGTTTCACAAGTAATAGAAATATCTATTCAGAATCGAAAGCTTCGAATTCACCGGGTGGTGTGTGCCATTGATTGCGGCCTTGTTGTAAACCCGGATGGCGTACGGGCACAAATGGAAGGTAGTATTGTATTTGCACTTACGGCCGCATTGTATGGGGAAATAACGTTAGAAAAAGGACAGGTAAAACAAAGCAATTTTCATGATTACCGCATGTTACGTATTCATGAAATGCCTGAAATTGAAATACATATTGTGCCTGGTACAAAAGGTATGGGTGGTGTAGGTGAACCTGGTGTTCCCCCGGTGGCTCCAGCTTTATTGAATGCCATTTTTGCAGCTACCGGAAAAAGGCTTCGACGTTTACCAGTCCGGATCGAGGATACAGATAAATAATATGGGATGATTAGTACACATGATTGCCCAGTATATAATCCCGTGTGCTTTCGGCAATGTCACTCACCCGGAGTATCAGTTCCTCGGCTACTTCCATATCTCTGAGGGTAGAAAGCAGATGCTCTTTTACCACATCAAAATGCAACTCATTTAACCCTATCTCCAGCAGATTTTTGTGGGCATCACTCATGCTTTTTCCACTATATTTCAGCGGCGCACCAAAAGCATATGCCAGAAAAGCTTTTTGTTTGGCATGCTGGGTTTTCATGTGCGTCCAGCGGAAAAAATGGCTAATGCGATCATCTGCCAGTACTTTGTTGTAAAAAATTTCTACGGCTGCGTCTACCGCATACATTCCTCCGATTTTCTCGAAAAGACTTTTGTCATCCATTGTGTTCATGATAATAAATTTTTAGTGAGGTAGCAGTCAATCTATCCGGTAGAGACCTTACACAACAACCTGGCGGTAGACAACAGAGATAAGTTCTTATAATATAAAAAGCCAGGATGTAAGTTGTGTCACCACTGTGAGGATGGTGACACAACTGAGAGGTGGAGTATTTTGATTATTTCAGATCTGACAGAAATTCATATACGCTAGCAATGCAAAATCAAGCAAGGTGCAGTACACTATATTATTTCTTTTTTCCTTCCAGCAGCCATCCTACATATACTATCTTCCATTGTCCGTTCTGCTTTTCCAGAAACCGGGTTTCCCGGCTGAGTCCAGGCATATCCATCACCGGCTCTCCGGTATCAGTGCCATACTGGTCGAACGTGACCCAGGCTGCATCCTGTAATATTCTCATATTGATGTTCTCTCTTTTTACATTCTGAGGGTTGGGTTCCGGAAATTCATCCATATACCCTTTGGTTCTGGACCTCTTTCTTCCCATCCTTTTACTACCGTTACCCCACCATCTTTCCACCATCCCATCGTCCGGATATAAGGTTCATGAACCCAGCAGGCAGCCCATTTCTCATAATCTTTATCCCAGAATGCCTTAGACTCATTTTCTATTACCTGTAAAATTTGTTCCCTTTCTTTTGGATAGTCTATAGTGTTGGGCTGGGTAGGTTTACTATTAAAAGAGGCCAAAGCGGCTAATAAGCCAAGACAGGTTACCAAAAGTGCAACGAAAGTTTTCATTTTTATTGATTGTTTTAGGGTTGATTAATTGCTTTTTGTTATTCTGTAAATATTGCAAGGGTAAACACCTCAGCATTGTTCTTTCCTGTCTCGCTAAAGAATATCCTTTATAACTGGACTATAAAATATCAGCTGACAGGTGATAATATATTTGTGACTGATTGAAATCGGCGTATACCTAATCATTAATGCTGCTGCCTGGTTTTGAAAGGATTCTCAGCTCATGTCTGCTGATATTATAAAGATAGATCAGGAAATTTTTTGTGATAACACCGGTCTCTCAGATATTACCACGTATGTAAAAAGGCAAAAAGTAGAGAAACTGTGTTATTAAATTATAATTGAGAATTTCTATTCGATTCACTCGACAGGAAAGTATTATTATGATGCCTGCTGTTTTACATATTCAGAAGGCAGCAATCCGAATTCCTCTCTGAAAGATTTTGAAAAATAAGACATGTTGCTGAATCCGGATAAATAGGCAGCTTCCGCTATCTGAAGGCCAGGTTGACCTAACAGGTCTGCGGCTCTTTTCAGCCGGATGGACCGGATAAAATCAGACGCCGACTGGCCGGTAAGGGCCTTGAGTTTCCGGTGGAGCTGCATCCGGCTCATGCCTATCTCTTTTTGAAGCATTTCTACGGTAAAGTTCTCATTCGCAATCTGATCTTCAATTATACGCACAGCCCGCTCTAAAAACTCAGCCTCCCGGTCTGGGATGGTCGGGGAGGTAGGTTGTAAAATTACTTCCCTGCTATATTTGACCCTCAGCCTGTTCCGCTGGGTGAGTAAACTGTTAATTATTGCCTGTAATTCTTCAAAGATGAATGGCTTCACCAGATATTGCTCTGCACCGGTAGAAAACCCTTCTCTTTTTGATGCGCCATCATCTTTAGCCGTAAGCATAATAATAGGAATGTGGCTAGTCATAGGGTTCTCCTTCAGGTACCGGGTTAGTGACATTCCGTCCATAACCGGCATGGTAATATCTGTAATGATCAGGTCAGGAACAGTTTTTATGGCCATACGCAGTGCCTCCTTTCCCTCTTTTGCCAGCCTCACCTGAAAGCTTTCCGCTAATTGCTGCCTGAGGTAATTTCTGAGTTCATCATGGTCTTCAACCAGTAAAATAGTTGGTTTGCTCGCATTTTCCTCCTCTTTTTCAACAGTCATTACACAATCTAGAGCCTGTACAGGTAAACTCAATTTTTCCTGCGACTGGCTTATCGTGATTCCTGTAAACGTGTGAGGGTAATTTTGCATAGGCTCATAAGCCAGGGGTAAGATTACTTCAAAGCAAGTGCCCTTACCTTCAGAACTTTTGAGGCTGATCGATCCTTTGCATAGATCGACCAATTCCTTTGTAAGCGCTAGTCCGATGCCGGTTCCCTCGAAAGACCTGGTTTGCAAATTGTCAATCTGGTAAAAACGGTCGAATATTTTATTTTGCAAATGTGCCGGAACGCCCAGTCCTGTATCAGTTACTACCATTTTAAGCTTATGATCCAGCTCAAAAGCTATCTCAATTTTTACTTTTCCACCTGGAGGAGTAAATTTAATGGCATTCGAAAGTAAATTATATACAATCTTCTCCAGTTTATCGGCATCAAAAGGCACCATAAGTTCCTGATCTGGAATGTCAATGATATACTCTATGCCTTTATTTGCGGCAAGTGCCTGAAAAGAACCGGCTGTATGGCTTAGGAAACTAATAATATTTCCATTGGTGAGTTCTACAGAGAGCATACCTACTTCGGCCTTAGCAAGGTCCAATAGTTGATTCACCAGTTTTAACAATTGGTGGGCATTCCGTTCCATCATCATCATTTCCTCTAATGAAATTTCCTCTTCTTTCTTCTGAAGCGGCGCCAGAATCAGGTGCAATGGCGTACGGAATTCATGAGAAATATTAGCAAAGAACTTAGATTTGATCTGGTCGAGTTTTTTAATGTGTTCGGCCTCCAGTTGCAGAAGTTTTGCTTTTTCTGCGGCTTCATCTGCCCTAGCTTTAGCTATTTTACTGCTGCAAATGGCTGCAATGGTTTGCAAGGCTTCCAGGTGGTGCTGCCGGAAGAAACCTTTTTCCGGATGCTCAGAATCAATCACACCGATCACCTTATCGTGGAGAAGTAAAGGCACAGTTAGTTCAGCATAGCGTATCTGGTCATCTACCAGATAACGGGAGTCAAGGGATGTGTCTTCAATCAGTTCTGCCCGGCCTGTCAAAGCCACACTTCCTACAATTCCTTTCCCTAATGGTATCTGAAGGGGTTCAAAGATGGTGTAATCCTGTGGGTTTTTAATGCCGTAGGCGGCTTTCTGCACCAATACGTTTTGCTGTTCATCCAGCAGGTAGATCACACAATCCACAAAACCCAAGCGGGAAATACAATTCTTGGCTACATCCCAGAGAATTTCCTCCACCGTATTTTTTCCGTAGAGTGAAGCTGCAAAATAATGAATGGTTTCGTCTATGTTCCGGCGGAACTGCAAATTCTGTAAAAGGGAGTATTGTTCATTCTCCAGTGAAAGTTTCAGGTTTTTATGTTTTAACTGATAGCGGTTGAGAAACAATATACCCATCAGGCAGCCGATCAGAAAAAAGGCAATCAGCCATAGCATAAGCATAATTAGTCGATTTAAATATCCTTGTTGCGGGTCCGGAAGGAAGTTTTGCAGGCCAGGTTATTAACTTTTGTCCTCAATAGTGACCGGCCTGCCAGGTAGGGAAGTTCTTCACAATAGGCTTTCCCAGGTGTATATGTCTGTTGATACAATAGTACCAGTACATCGCTTGTAGGAGAAATCCATATAAGAGAATTTTACAAAGCTTGTCCTGGCCAATCAAGGCAATTGGTTTGCTGATCAGCTTAACTTGATTTTCTGAAAATGTTTGAAGAAAAAGCTTTAAATAAATTCTCTTTCCAATACGCTGACTATGGCCGGAAAGGAAACAAACTATGAAGCACCTAATTGCCGCTTGAAATCTGCATGGTTCCAGGTGATGGTTATCTGGTCGATCAGGTTTTCATTATTTAAATGGAAAATGAAAATATGATCACTATCAAAAGAAAGGCCTTTGCTGGGAATATCCGCAAAATCTTTTGCCTGGGTTCCCCTGATCACCACCTGGCAACGAACCGTATCTTCGCCTTCAGCAATGGCGGCATCCAGGGTGTTATCAATATCCGGAAAGCAATCTATGAGTGCCGTCCAGATACCTTTGCCCAGTTGGCTGATGGTACCCTTGCCATTTTCACCCAGAGGGATAAAATGAACGGTGCCATCCGGTTCGCATAAGGAGAGCATCTTGTCAATATTCTTTTGCTGGTAAGCAAACAGGAATTCAACACAGGTATTTTTTAAGCTCAGGGTTTGTAGTTCTTTTGTTTTCATAAAAATAAATGTATTAGGTAGAATTTAAAATATTATTGGTTTTACTTGATTTGCTGAATTGTTATGTGTTGCCATTTAAACCATAGCTGATGCATTTAGGAATTAGCTGATGAGCACAATATGCAAGTTCCACTGTTTCCACAACCAATGGCTGCATATGGTTTTTAATCCCTTTTTATATACACAAAGATAAAGCGAATCCCTGACCGGGTATTGTAAGAATGCGGCAAGTTCATTGTAAAAATGCGGCAATTTTTATTTTAGCGTCTGGGAGACAGGCTTCCCACCAGGTGAACAAGTTCTTTGTTTTCCTCCAGATATTGCTGGGGCGTCCTTCCGGTAAACTCGATAAAATCTTTAATAAAATGAGACTGATCGTAGTAAGTAGACTGATTTAACAGCAAAGGCCAGTTCACTTTTTGTTTGCCTGCAATCTGATGAAAGAGATAAGCCATTCGCCGGATGCGGGCATAATATTTAGGGCTCAACCCCACTTTTTTAAAAAATTGACGCTCGAAATTCCTCCGGGACATGTATACTCCTTCCATCATCTCTTTTACATTCAACATGCCATTTTTTAACATAATCAAATCTGCCGCTTTGTCAATGAAGTCGGGCCTGGGCTGATTGGTTTGATAATAATGTAGGGTAAATGATTCGAGTAACTTTACCTTTTCGATTGCCTGGGAAGCACTGGCTAACAATGCTTTGTATTTGTGTATTAAAGTGGCTGGAAAAACCTGAGTCAAATCAATCCGCTCCTCAGTATATTGGTAGGTAGGCAGGTCAAATAAGGTGGCAAGGGCTGCCGGTTTCAATACAATGCCAGCCTGCGAAATAGTGCCTTGCAAAAAAAGTTTATAACTGTAAATAGCCTGTCCGGCAACAAATTGCTGAGGAACCAGTAATTTTTCGTACTTTTTATTTTGCAGGTAATAAGGATCACCGCCGTTAAATACAATGGAACAAAAACCACTGGGGGGTGATTCTACCATCAGATTGTCAATGGGTTGATTCTGGGAATCCCATATAAAGTAGCATTCTACAAAAGGTGCTAGTTCACTGCAAGGACTATATCTTTGATAGATCATGACAGATCCCGGAGAGAATAAATAAACGCAAAAAAGGCTGTTCAGAAAAGAAGACTAATATAAAGTAACAAAAACTCCTTTGAATTCGCTAACTAAACTTTGATTGTTTTAAACAGGGGTTGAAAAGGATCTATTATAAGGAGTAATGCCTGGTTTACTTTCCACTATTGTATCAATGCACACGGCATTATTAAGATAAGGATGCAGATGGTAAGCCAATGCCATACAGTAGTATTTTACTGTTAACCATTGCCGGTATTTTGTACTATATCATTACAAGTTATGATATACGAAACTAACAAATAAGCCCGATGAAACCTGAAAAAAAATACGGCCTATACCTGCTATTATATATCTTTTTCTGTGCATTATGTCTGCTACTGGATAGCTGTAGTATGAAAATCATCGCCTTTATAACAGTAGAATCTGAATTTGTCAGTTCTAACTTGCTATCTTTGAGAGGAGGATAATAGGTATATTTAGTGATAACGCGGTTCAATTCCCAATGCTTACCTCTGAAACAGGGGTAGGGGACTTATCTAGGATTCATGC from Rhodocytophaga rosea carries:
- a CDS encoding DUF6597 domain-containing transcriptional factor; translation: MIYQRYSPCSELAPFVECYFIWDSQNQPIDNLMVESPPSGFCSIVFNGGDPYYLQNKKYEKLLVPQQFVAGQAIYSYKLFLQGTISQAGIVLKPAALATLFDLPTYQYTEERIDLTQVFPATLIHKYKALLASASQAIEKVKLLESFTLHYYQTNQPRPDFIDKAADLIMLKNGMLNVKEMMEGVYMSRRNFERQFFKKVGLSPKYYARIRRMAYLFHQIAGKQKVNWPLLLNQSTYYDQSHFIKDFIEFTGRTPQQYLEENKELVHLVGSLSPRR
- a CDS encoding nuclear transport factor 2 family protein, whose amino-acid sequence is MKTKELQTLSLKNTCVEFLFAYQQKNIDKMLSLCEPDGTVHFIPLGENGKGTISQLGKGIWTALIDCFPDIDNTLDAAIAEGEDTVRCQVVIRGTQAKDFADIPSKGLSFDSDHIFIFHLNNENLIDQITITWNHADFKRQLGAS